One genomic region from Sander lucioperca isolate FBNREF2018 chromosome 3, SLUC_FBN_1.2, whole genome shotgun sequence encodes:
- the dennd5a gene encoding DENN domain-containing protein 5A isoform X1: MTTGFSSGSCRFADYFVICGLDTESGLEPDELSALCQYIEATKFRDGARGNLAGADEGENFEQSPLRRTFKSKVLAHYPDNVEWNPFDQDAVGMLCMPKGLAFRTQVDSLEPQFHSFIITREDGSRTYGFALTFFEEVTSKQICSAMQTLYHMHNAEQYDILHTPTSPPGPEDQRHQHSQPRPVLHAAPAISRLQRFNSYDISRDTLYVSKCICLITPMAFPQACRKVLQQLHQAVSSPQPPPLPLESFIYNILYEVPLPPSGRSLKFSGVYGPVVCQRPSTCELPLFDFSIGEMIHLLGMENVLQLFTCALLEMQILLYSQHYQRLMTVAESITALMFPFQWQHVYVPILPASLLHFLDAPVPYLMGLHSNGQDDRTKLELPQEANLCFVDIDNHFIELPEELPQFPNKLEFIQEISEVLMSFGVSPEGNIHSSDSQAKYRGFRSVDMVSDKRNGNLASPLNSYLLRENETIARLQALVKRTGVSLAKLEVREDASSNKDMRVQCDEEELKMHQLNIHVREVFANRFTQMFADYEVFVIQPSQDKESWFTNRDQMQNFDKASFLSDQPEPYLPFLSRFLETQMFASFIDSKILCHDDEEKEHTLRVFDSRVDKIRMLNVRTPTLRTSMYQKCTTIEEAEKAIEMRVVKIDHTALHPHLLDMKIGQGRYEQGFFPRLQSDVLSTGPTSNKWAKRSAPAQWRRRDRQKQHAEHLYLDNDQREHVECLFPELQLLLFLDYYWLSQSFKPCLKSVTVDVKYIQEARNLGTTIRQPKLSNLSPSVIAQTNWKFVEGLLKECRNKTKRMLVEKMGREAVELGHGEVSITGVEENTLIASLCDLLERIWSHGLQVKQGKSALWSHLLHYQESKEKKNATPGGLGPPGFIHDTERRKSDGGVSAMPPLKVSLIQDMRHIQNISEIKTDVGKARAWVRLSMEKKLLSRHLKQLLSEHELTKKLYKRYAFLRCDDEKEQFLYHLLSFNAVDYFCFTNVFTTIMIPYHVVAVPSKKLGGSMFTANPWVCVSGELAETGVLQVPRNTLEITFECQNLGKLTTVQMGHDNTGLYAKWLVECVVVRNEITGHTYKFPCGRWLGKGVDDGSLERILVGELMTPSTENDERMCRTPPMQQSPGMMRRFVTISPSSKPKLNTGQIQEGVGEAINGIVKHFHKPEKERGSLTLLLCGEYGLVWALEQVFQHGFKSPRLFKNVFIWDFLEKSQVYFESAEQREVTPDENWQTRVRHFCRFMRAINNTSRNIGKDGKFQMLVCLGARDHLLHHWIALLADCPITAQMYEDIALMKDRSLVNSLIRVLQTLQEFNITLEASLVKGVGI; the protein is encoded by the exons CTTTATGCCAGTATATAGAAGCTACTAAATTCAGAGATGGGGCCAGAGGAAATTTGGCGGGGGCAGATGAAG GTGAGAATTTTGAGCAGAGTCCATTGCGGAGAACCTTCAAATCCAAAGTCCTAGCACATTATCCAGACAATGTCGAGTGGAATCCATTTGACCAGGATGCAGTTGGCATG CTCTGTATGCCAAAGGGTCTGGCATTTAGGACGCAGGTTGATTCCCTTGAGCCTCAGTTCCACTCCTTTATCATCACTAGAGAGGATGGCTCTCGGACCTACGGCTTTGCCCTCACCTTCTTCGAGGAGGTGACCAGTAAGCAGATCTGCAGTGCCATGCAGACTCTTTACCACATGCACAATGCAGAGCAGTACGACATCTTGCACACTCCCACCTCCCCACCCGGACCTGAGGACCAGCGGCACCAACACTCCCAGCCTCGTCCTGTGCTGCACGCTGCACCGGCCATCTCCCGCCTGCAGCGCTTCAACTCGTATGACATCAGTCGGGACACGCTGTACGTGTCAAAGTGCATCTGCCTGATCACACCCATGGCCTTCCCTCAGGCCTGCAGGAAGGTGTTGCAGCAGCTTCACCAGGCTGTCTCGTCCCCCCAGCCCCCGCCCCTCCCACTAGAGAGCTTCATCTACAACATCCTCTATGAGGTGCCCCTGCCACCCTCCGGGCGTTCCCTCAAGTTCTCAGGCGTGTACGGGCCTGTGGTATGCCAGAGGCCAAGCACATGTGAGCTGCCACTCTTTGACTTTTCCATCGGCGAAATGATTCATCTGTTGGGGATGGAGAACGTTCTTCAGCTTTTCACCTGTGCCCTGCTCGAGATGCAGATACTGCTCTACTCACAGC ATTACCAGAGGCTGATGACGGTGGCAGAGAGCATCACAGCCTTAATGTTCCCCTTCCAGTGGCAACATGTGTACGTTCCCATTCTGCCCGCCTCCCTCCTTCACTTCCTGGACGCCCCTGTGCCGTATCTCATGGGCCTCCATTCCAATGGACAGGATGACCGCACCAAGCTAGAGCTGCCACAGGAG GCTAACTTGTGTTTTGTGGACATCGACAACCACTTCATCGAACTGCCAGAGGAGTTGCCCCAGTTCCCAAACAAACTAGAGTTCATTCAGGAGATCTCAGAGGTGCTTATGTCGTTTGGTGTATCTCCAGAGGGAAATATTCACTCCAGCGACAGCCAGGCCAAGTACCGGGGCTTCCGATCAGTTGACATGGTCTCTGACAAGCGCAACGGCAACCTGGCCTCGCCTCTCAACTCCTACCTGCTGAGGGAGAATGAAACTATCGCCAGACTGCAGGCTCTGGTCAAGAGGACGGGGGTCAGCCTGGCAAAG CTGGAGGTGAGAGAGGATGCCAGCAGCAATAAGGACATGCGGGTTCAGTGTGATGAGGAGGAGCTAAAGATGCACCAGCTCAACATCCATGTGCGCGAGGTCTTCGCCAACCGATTCACCCAGATGTTCGCAGACTACGAGGTGTTTGTCATCCAGCCAAGCCAGGACAAAGAGTCTTGGTTCACCAATCGAGACCAAATGCAGAACTTTGACAAG GCCTCCTTCCTGTCTGACCAGCCAGAGCCCTACCTGCCCTTCCTGTCACGTTTCTTGGAGACGCAGATGTTTGCCTCTTTCATCGATAGTAAGATCCTCTGTCATGATGATGAGGAGAAAGAGCATACGCTGAGGGTGTTTGACTCCCGAGTGGATAAGATTCGCATGCTAAACGTCCGCACGCCCACACTGCGCACCTCAATGTACCAGAAATGCACAACCATCGAAGAAGCAG AGAAAGCCATCGAGATGAGAGTGGTAAAGATCGACCACACCGCCCTGCACCCCCACCTGCTGGACATGAAGATTGGCCAGGGACGCTACGAGCAGGGCTTCTTCCCCCGACTGCAGTCTGATGTGCTCTCCACTGGGCCCACCAGCAACAA GTGGGCCAAGAGGAGTGCTCCCGcccagtggaggaggagggatcGACAGAAGCAGCACGCGGAGCACCTTTACTTAGACAACGACCAGAGAGAG CATGTAGAATGTTTGTTTCCGGAGCTGCAGCTCCTGCTGTTTCTTGACTACTACTGGCTCTCGCAGTCCTTCAAGCCCTGTCTAAAGTCGGTGACTGTGGACGTG AAGTACATCCAGGAAGCCAGGAACCTGGGCACGACCATCAGACAGCCCAAACTGTCCAACCTGTCACCTTCTGTCATCGCTCAGACTAACTGGAAATTTGTTGAAGGACTGCTAAAGGAGTGCAGGAAcaag ACCAAGCGTATGCTGGTAGAAAAGATGGGTCGGGAGGCTGTGGAGTTGGGTCACGGAGAGGTCAGCATCACCGGTGTTGAGGAGAATACTCTGATAGCGAGCCTCTGTGACCTGCTGGAGAGGATCTGGAGCCACGGGCTACAGGTCAAACAG GGTAAATCTGCATTGTGGTCCCACCTGCTGCACTATCAGGAGAGCAAAGAGAAGAAAAATGCAACTCCAGGTGGTTTGGGACCCCCAG GTTTCATTCATGACACCGAAAGACGCAAATCTGATGGTGGTGTATCAGCCATGCCCCCTCTTAAAGTCTCCCTGATCCAGGACATGAG ACACATTCAGAACATCAGTGAGATCAAGACAGATGTGGGCAAGGCCAGAGCCTGGGTTCGCCTCTCTATGGAGAAGAAGCTGCTCTCCAGACACCTGAAGCAGCTGCTTTCAGAGCACGAGCTTACAAA AAAACTGTACAAGCGATACGCCTTCCTCCGCTGTGATGATGAGAAGGAGCAGTTTCTCTACCACCTCCTTTCCTTTAACGCTGTGGATTACTTCTGTTTCACCAACGTCTTTACAACCATCA tGATCCCCTACCACGTGGTGGCTGTTCCCAGTAAGAAGCTGGGTGGCTCCATGTTCACAGCCAACCCTTGGGTGTGTGTTTCTGGTGAGCTGGCAGAGACCGGAGTCCTGCAGGTCCCCAGAAATACTTTGGAGATCACTTTTGAG tgcCAGAACCTGGGCAAGCTCACCACAGTGCAGATGGGTCACGATAACACGGGGCTCTACGCAAAGTGGCTTGTAGAGTGTGTTGTGGTCCGGAACGAGATCACGGGGCATACTTACAA GTTTCCGTGTGGCCGGTGGCTGGGGAAGGGCGTGGATGACGGCAGTTTGGAGAGGATCCTGGTGGGAGAGCTGATGACCCCCAGCACAGAGAATGATGAACGGATGTGCCGCACACCCCCGATGCAGCAGTCCCCTGGGATGATGAGGAGGTTTGTTACCATCTCGCCAAGCAGCAAACCAA AGTTAAACACAGGCCAGATCCAGGAGGGAGTAGGAGAGGCCATCAATGGGATCGTGAAGCACTTCCACAAGCCGGAGAAGGAG AGAGGCAGTTTGACCCTTCTCCTCTGTGGGGAGTACGGCCTCGTCTGGGCTCTGGAGCAAGTTTTTCAGCACGGTTTCAAATCACCCCGACTCTTTAAGAATGTCTTCATCTGGGACTTCTTGG AAAAGTCAcaagtttattttgaaagtgcgGAGCAGCGGGAGGTGACGCCAGATGAAAACTGGCAAACCAGAGTGCGCCACTTCTGCCGCTTCATGCGCGCTATCAACAACACGTCCAGAAACATTGGCAAGGACGGGAAGTTCCAGATGCTCGTCTGTCTGGGTGCAAG GGACCATTTGCTGCATCACTGGATCGCTCTGCTCGCAGACTGTCCAATCACCGCTCAGATGTACGAAGACATCGCACTGATGAAAGACCGCTCTTTGGTAAACTCTCTGATCAGAGTACTACAGACTCTGCAGGAGTTCAACATCACCCTGGAGGCTTCACTTGTCAAAGGTGTTGGTATCTAA
- the dennd5a gene encoding DENN domain-containing protein 5A isoform X3 — MTTGFSSGSCRFADYFVICGLDTESGLEPDELSALCQYIEATKFRDGARGNLAGADEGENFEQSPLRRTFKSKVLAHYPDNVEWNPFDQDAVGMLCMPKGLAFRTQVDSLEPQFHSFIITREDGSRTYGFALTFFEEVTSKQICSAMQTLYHMHNAEQYDILHTPTSPPGPEDQRHQHSQPRPVLHAAPAISRLQRFNSYDISRDTLYVSKCICLITPMAFPQACRKVLQQLHQAVSSPQPPPLPLESFIYNILYEVPLPPSGRSLKFSGVYGPVVCQRPSTCELPLFDFSIGEMIHLLGMENVLQLFTCALLEMQILLYSQHYQRLMTVAESITALMFPFQWQHVYVPILPASLLHFLDAPVPYLMGLHSNGQDDRTKLELPQEANLCFVDIDNHFIELPEELPQFPNKLEFIQEISEVLMSFGVSPEGNIHSSDSQAKYRGFRSVDMVSDKRNGNLASPLNSYLLRENETIARLQALVKRTGVSLAKLEVREDASSNKDMRVQCDEEELKMHQLNIHVREVFANRFTQMFADYEVFVIQPSQDKESWFTNRDQMQNFDKASFLSDQPEPYLPFLSRFLETQMFASFIDSKILCHDDEEKEHTLRVFDSRVDKIRMLNVRTPTLRTSMYQKCTTIEEAEKAIEMRVVKIDHTALHPHLLDMKIGQGRYEQGFFPRLQSDVLSTGPTSNKWAKRSAPAQWRRRDRQKQHAEHLYLDNDQREKYIQEARNLGTTIRQPKLSNLSPSVIAQTNWKFVEGLLKECRNKTKRMLVEKMGREAVELGHGEVSITGVEENTLIASLCDLLERIWSHGLQVKQGKSALWSHLLHYQESKEKKNATPGGLGPPGFIHDTERRKSDGGVSAMPPLKVSLIQDMRHIQNISEIKTDVGKARAWVRLSMEKKLLSRHLKQLLSEHELTKKLYKRYAFLRCDDEKEQFLYHLLSFNAVDYFCFTNVFTTIMIPYHVVAVPSKKLGGSMFTANPWVCVSGELAETGVLQVPRNTLEITFECQNLGKLTTVQMGHDNTGLYAKWLVECVVVRNEITGHTYKFPCGRWLGKGVDDGSLERILVGELMTPSTENDERMCRTPPMQQSPGMMRRFVTISPSSKPKLNTGQIQEGVGEAINGIVKHFHKPEKERGSLTLLLCGEYGLVWALEQVFQHGFKSPRLFKNVFIWDFLEKSQVYFESAEQREVTPDENWQTRVRHFCRFMRAINNTSRNIGKDGKFQMLVCLGARDHLLHHWIALLADCPITAQMYEDIALMKDRSLVNSLIRVLQTLQEFNITLEASLVKGVGI; from the exons CTTTATGCCAGTATATAGAAGCTACTAAATTCAGAGATGGGGCCAGAGGAAATTTGGCGGGGGCAGATGAAG GTGAGAATTTTGAGCAGAGTCCATTGCGGAGAACCTTCAAATCCAAAGTCCTAGCACATTATCCAGACAATGTCGAGTGGAATCCATTTGACCAGGATGCAGTTGGCATG CTCTGTATGCCAAAGGGTCTGGCATTTAGGACGCAGGTTGATTCCCTTGAGCCTCAGTTCCACTCCTTTATCATCACTAGAGAGGATGGCTCTCGGACCTACGGCTTTGCCCTCACCTTCTTCGAGGAGGTGACCAGTAAGCAGATCTGCAGTGCCATGCAGACTCTTTACCACATGCACAATGCAGAGCAGTACGACATCTTGCACACTCCCACCTCCCCACCCGGACCTGAGGACCAGCGGCACCAACACTCCCAGCCTCGTCCTGTGCTGCACGCTGCACCGGCCATCTCCCGCCTGCAGCGCTTCAACTCGTATGACATCAGTCGGGACACGCTGTACGTGTCAAAGTGCATCTGCCTGATCACACCCATGGCCTTCCCTCAGGCCTGCAGGAAGGTGTTGCAGCAGCTTCACCAGGCTGTCTCGTCCCCCCAGCCCCCGCCCCTCCCACTAGAGAGCTTCATCTACAACATCCTCTATGAGGTGCCCCTGCCACCCTCCGGGCGTTCCCTCAAGTTCTCAGGCGTGTACGGGCCTGTGGTATGCCAGAGGCCAAGCACATGTGAGCTGCCACTCTTTGACTTTTCCATCGGCGAAATGATTCATCTGTTGGGGATGGAGAACGTTCTTCAGCTTTTCACCTGTGCCCTGCTCGAGATGCAGATACTGCTCTACTCACAGC ATTACCAGAGGCTGATGACGGTGGCAGAGAGCATCACAGCCTTAATGTTCCCCTTCCAGTGGCAACATGTGTACGTTCCCATTCTGCCCGCCTCCCTCCTTCACTTCCTGGACGCCCCTGTGCCGTATCTCATGGGCCTCCATTCCAATGGACAGGATGACCGCACCAAGCTAGAGCTGCCACAGGAG GCTAACTTGTGTTTTGTGGACATCGACAACCACTTCATCGAACTGCCAGAGGAGTTGCCCCAGTTCCCAAACAAACTAGAGTTCATTCAGGAGATCTCAGAGGTGCTTATGTCGTTTGGTGTATCTCCAGAGGGAAATATTCACTCCAGCGACAGCCAGGCCAAGTACCGGGGCTTCCGATCAGTTGACATGGTCTCTGACAAGCGCAACGGCAACCTGGCCTCGCCTCTCAACTCCTACCTGCTGAGGGAGAATGAAACTATCGCCAGACTGCAGGCTCTGGTCAAGAGGACGGGGGTCAGCCTGGCAAAG CTGGAGGTGAGAGAGGATGCCAGCAGCAATAAGGACATGCGGGTTCAGTGTGATGAGGAGGAGCTAAAGATGCACCAGCTCAACATCCATGTGCGCGAGGTCTTCGCCAACCGATTCACCCAGATGTTCGCAGACTACGAGGTGTTTGTCATCCAGCCAAGCCAGGACAAAGAGTCTTGGTTCACCAATCGAGACCAAATGCAGAACTTTGACAAG GCCTCCTTCCTGTCTGACCAGCCAGAGCCCTACCTGCCCTTCCTGTCACGTTTCTTGGAGACGCAGATGTTTGCCTCTTTCATCGATAGTAAGATCCTCTGTCATGATGATGAGGAGAAAGAGCATACGCTGAGGGTGTTTGACTCCCGAGTGGATAAGATTCGCATGCTAAACGTCCGCACGCCCACACTGCGCACCTCAATGTACCAGAAATGCACAACCATCGAAGAAGCAG AGAAAGCCATCGAGATGAGAGTGGTAAAGATCGACCACACCGCCCTGCACCCCCACCTGCTGGACATGAAGATTGGCCAGGGACGCTACGAGCAGGGCTTCTTCCCCCGACTGCAGTCTGATGTGCTCTCCACTGGGCCCACCAGCAACAA GTGGGCCAAGAGGAGTGCTCCCGcccagtggaggaggagggatcGACAGAAGCAGCACGCGGAGCACCTTTACTTAGACAACGACCAGAGAGAG AAGTACATCCAGGAAGCCAGGAACCTGGGCACGACCATCAGACAGCCCAAACTGTCCAACCTGTCACCTTCTGTCATCGCTCAGACTAACTGGAAATTTGTTGAAGGACTGCTAAAGGAGTGCAGGAAcaag ACCAAGCGTATGCTGGTAGAAAAGATGGGTCGGGAGGCTGTGGAGTTGGGTCACGGAGAGGTCAGCATCACCGGTGTTGAGGAGAATACTCTGATAGCGAGCCTCTGTGACCTGCTGGAGAGGATCTGGAGCCACGGGCTACAGGTCAAACAG GGTAAATCTGCATTGTGGTCCCACCTGCTGCACTATCAGGAGAGCAAAGAGAAGAAAAATGCAACTCCAGGTGGTTTGGGACCCCCAG GTTTCATTCATGACACCGAAAGACGCAAATCTGATGGTGGTGTATCAGCCATGCCCCCTCTTAAAGTCTCCCTGATCCAGGACATGAG ACACATTCAGAACATCAGTGAGATCAAGACAGATGTGGGCAAGGCCAGAGCCTGGGTTCGCCTCTCTATGGAGAAGAAGCTGCTCTCCAGACACCTGAAGCAGCTGCTTTCAGAGCACGAGCTTACAAA AAAACTGTACAAGCGATACGCCTTCCTCCGCTGTGATGATGAGAAGGAGCAGTTTCTCTACCACCTCCTTTCCTTTAACGCTGTGGATTACTTCTGTTTCACCAACGTCTTTACAACCATCA tGATCCCCTACCACGTGGTGGCTGTTCCCAGTAAGAAGCTGGGTGGCTCCATGTTCACAGCCAACCCTTGGGTGTGTGTTTCTGGTGAGCTGGCAGAGACCGGAGTCCTGCAGGTCCCCAGAAATACTTTGGAGATCACTTTTGAG tgcCAGAACCTGGGCAAGCTCACCACAGTGCAGATGGGTCACGATAACACGGGGCTCTACGCAAAGTGGCTTGTAGAGTGTGTTGTGGTCCGGAACGAGATCACGGGGCATACTTACAA GTTTCCGTGTGGCCGGTGGCTGGGGAAGGGCGTGGATGACGGCAGTTTGGAGAGGATCCTGGTGGGAGAGCTGATGACCCCCAGCACAGAGAATGATGAACGGATGTGCCGCACACCCCCGATGCAGCAGTCCCCTGGGATGATGAGGAGGTTTGTTACCATCTCGCCAAGCAGCAAACCAA AGTTAAACACAGGCCAGATCCAGGAGGGAGTAGGAGAGGCCATCAATGGGATCGTGAAGCACTTCCACAAGCCGGAGAAGGAG AGAGGCAGTTTGACCCTTCTCCTCTGTGGGGAGTACGGCCTCGTCTGGGCTCTGGAGCAAGTTTTTCAGCACGGTTTCAAATCACCCCGACTCTTTAAGAATGTCTTCATCTGGGACTTCTTGG AAAAGTCAcaagtttattttgaaagtgcgGAGCAGCGGGAGGTGACGCCAGATGAAAACTGGCAAACCAGAGTGCGCCACTTCTGCCGCTTCATGCGCGCTATCAACAACACGTCCAGAAACATTGGCAAGGACGGGAAGTTCCAGATGCTCGTCTGTCTGGGTGCAAG GGACCATTTGCTGCATCACTGGATCGCTCTGCTCGCAGACTGTCCAATCACCGCTCAGATGTACGAAGACATCGCACTGATGAAAGACCGCTCTTTGGTAAACTCTCTGATCAGAGTACTACAGACTCTGCAGGAGTTCAACATCACCCTGGAGGCTTCACTTGTCAAAGGTGTTGGTATCTAA